GCGCTTATTTTATCCGCTGTATTCATACCGATGGCTTTCTTTGGCGGCTCAACAGGCGTGATTTACCGTCAGTTCTCTATTACTTTGATTACCAGCATGGTGTTATCAGCCATGGTCGCGCTTGTTTTCACCCCTGCCCTATGTGTGACATTGCTAAAACGTGGCAAAAGTCATGAAAAAGGCAATAGCGAAAATCAAAAAGGCTTCTTTGGTTGGTTTAACCGCTCTTTTACCAAAACCAGTCAATCTTATGAAAAATTTATTGGTAAAAGCTTCCGTTTTAAATGGTTATATCTGATTGTCTATGCCGCCATTATCGGTATTATGGCAGTGGTGTTCTTGCGTATTCCGGGCTCATTTTTACCAGAAGAAGATCAAGGTATTATGTTTACCTTGGTTCAGCTTCCTGCCGGCTCTACACTAGATGAGACACAAGACGTACTGGATAAAATTAGAAACTATTACGACACTCAAGAGAGCGATAACATTGCTTCTGTCTTTACCATTGCAGGCTTTAGTTTTGCTGGTCAAGGTCAAAATATGGGTCTGGCATTTGTACGTTTGTCAGATTGGGAGGAACGTTCTGGTGATGAAAACACAGCCCAAGCCGTTGCTGGTCGAGCAATGGGTTATTTCTTTACTCAGTTAAATGAAGCGCAAGTATTCGCCATTGTACCCCCAGCTATTACTGAGCTTGGTAATGCCAGTGGTTTTAATTTAATGCTTCAAGATAGTGGCAACCTTGGACACGATGGGTTACTTGAAGCCCGTAATATGCTCTTAGGTATGGCAGCACAGAATGAACAAGTTGCTGGTGTGCGTCCTAACGGTCAAGAAGATTCGCCACAACTTAAAATTGATATCAACCAAGAACAAGCTGCTGCTTATGGCTTGTCGTTAAGTAATATCAACAGCGTCATCTCAACAGCGTGGGGCTCAAGTTACGTTAATGACTTCGTCGATCGTGGTCGTATTAAACGCGTCTATGTACAAGGTGAGGCAAGCAGCCGCACCAACCCTGATGACATTGGTAAATGGTATGTACGAAATGACATGAACGATATGATTTCGTTCGATGCATTCTCTAGCAGTGAGTGGCAGTCAGGCTCACCACGTCTCACTCGCTACAACAGCTTACCGTCAATGAATATCCAAGGTAGCGCAGCACCGGGTTTAAGTACTGGTGAGGCAATGAGTTCTATGGAAGCCATGATAGATAAGTTACCTGAAGGCATCAGTTACGAGTGGACAGGCATGTCATTGGAAGAGCAAAAGTCAGGTGCACAAGCGCCTATACTTTATGCGCTGTCAATCCTAGTCGTGTTCTTGTGCTTGGCGGCTCTATATGAAAGCTGGTCTATACCCTTCTCTGTCCTATTGGTCATTCCACTTGGGGTATTGGGTGCCGTGATATTTACTTGGCTACGCGGTTTTGCCAATGATATTTACTTGCAAGTTGGTCTACTTACGGTCGTTGGTCTATCGGCCAAAAATGCCATCTTGATTATTGAGTTTGCCAAAGAGCGCCAAGAGGCAGGTTATAGTCTCACAGAGGCCGTCATGACAGCAGCGCGTCAACGCTTACGTCCAATTATTATGACCTCTCTTGCCTTTGGACTAGGTGTTGTGCCATTATTCTTAGCAAACGGTCCAGGTTCAGGCAGTCAAAATGCTATCGGTACCAGTGTTATCGGTGGTGTTATAACTGCCACACTCTTAGGCATCTTCTTTATTCCAATGTTTTACATCTGGGTACGTAGTGCGTTCCCGCACAAATACGAGAACAATAAGCCAAATGATAAAGATGATAGCAACGGTACGCCTGACTCGCACAACCCAATGCCTTCTGATAATGATCAGCCTGCAAGCCTTGGAGACAATACATAATGAGTACTAAAAAAATGTTTACCAATAACCCAGCAGCGGTGGCGGTCTCTGCTACCTTTGCGCAACCGGCTCTATCACGCTTGCGCAGAAATGGCAGTCGTTTAATAGGTCTAACAGCATTAGCGATGAGCATGGCAGCTTGTAATACCATTCCAAAGGCCGATACGCGTCCTGTGCTGGCAGTGCCTAACCTTCCTATCGAACAAACCTATGACGCGTTTGATAAAGAAACCGTTAGTAATGCTCAGCAAGCCAGTCTGGCTGGTCAACGCTGGCAGAATTTTTACAGCGACGAGCGTTTAAAAGGTCTGATCGCTTTAGGTCTTCAAAACAACAAAGACTTTGAAAGTGCTCGTTTAGCCATCGAAAAATCCCGCGCGCAATATCAGATTACTGATATCAATGATTTGCCACGCATTGATGGTAATGCTGGATACTCGCGCGCGCGTCAACGCGGACAAACAGGCGACAACTATAAGGTTAACCTTGGTCTTGCCAATTATGAGCTCGACTTTTGGGGTAAAATTGCCAGCTTAAAAGACCAAGCGTTGCAGAATTTTTTATCAACGACAGCGGCAAAAGACGCGACCCAAATCAGTCTGATTAGTAACATTGCCCAAAGCTATGCCAATCTAAGCTATAGCTTGGCGCAGCTACAATTGGCAGAAGCGACCGTAGAAAGCCGTGAGAAATCGCTGTTTATTGCCAGCAAACGCTTCGAAGCTGGTATTGATCCTAAACTGCCGTCTTTGCAATCTAGTGCCTCACTTGAAAATGCCAGACTTGCCGTTTTACGTGCCCAAAGCAGTATTTTAAAATCACGTAATGCACTGCAGTTTTTGGTTGGTGGACCGATTCCAACCAATCTGATTCCAACGCCTGCCGTCAATAACATCACAAGCCAGCAAGTCTTTAGTGCCGGCTTGCCAAGTGAGCTACTACGCTATCGTCCTGATGTCTTGCAAGCAGAATATAATCTAAAAGCTGCTGGCGCTAATATCGAAGTGGCGCGCGCGTCTTACTACCCTTCTATCAGCTTAGCCAGTAACGTCGGCTTGAGCAGCGGCAGTTTAAATGACTTATTCAAGAGTGGTGCTGTTAGTTGGTCATTCGGTCCAAGCGTTAGTGTGCCTATCTTTGATGCTGGTCGTTTAGATGCCAACTATGATTTGGCACAAATCGAGCGTAAGCAGACGCTTGCAAGCTATGAGCGTTCAATTCAAACCGCTTTCCGTGAGGTCTCTGATGTCTTGGCAACGCGTGCAACTTTGGGCGAGCAGCTCGACGCACAGTATCGTTTGCAAGACAACTTTGAGCAAACGTATCAGATTGCTGATGCGCGCTTTAAGGCTGGTATCGCAAACTATCTAGATGTCCTCGATGCTCAGCGCTCGCTATTCTCAACGCAGCAAGGTATTTTGGATTTAGAGTTGCAAAAAATCATTAGCCAAATCGAGCTTTATCAAGTACTAGGTGGCGGTGCCAATCTAGATATACCAACCGTGATTCCTGTACCGCAACATAGAAATCTGGTACAAGTAGTCAATGCAGCTGCCAATAGCAACAAGGCGAAAGCCACTGATGCTATCGATGCCGCAAGCTCTGCGCGTGTGCTCTCTGCCCAAGAAGCCCTTGCGATTAAACAAGCAGAACCAATAGAAAAATCGACTTTTAAGCCAACTGCTGTGGTCGATATCAACAATGATGGCAAGACTGATGCTGCGCTTGGGGTAATTACTGAAGAAACCACCTCAAAAGAGACACGCATCAAAGAAGTCAGTGTCGAGCAAGTGCCAGTAACACAGATTATTGAGCCATAAATCTTTAGAAAGCCATAATTGCGTGACGTACTTTTATCGCGTTGATAGTCGATAAGTACAATCAGCCCTACCGACTCATTATAGTAAGTCAGTAGGGCTTTTTGCTTTTGATAGCGACTATTGGGTATAGTATCGACAGTATCTGACATACCTTTTTAAAAACCCTATAGTTGAAATACTTTAAAGTCGCTACAGTATTGCTGGTGTAAATTTTTTGCAGCCTCTGTCTGCGTAGGCACAGCAAGCAAGAAAAATTTGCACCAGCAGTAGGTGTTGTATCGATATTACTTTTCACCGACTATAGTAGAAATCTCAGTAGAAACCCTAGTAGAAATCTCAGTAATTAAAAAAATGACCGTGATTGCCATTTAAATAAGGAAACAACATGACTTATACTTTTAACCGCCAATTCCCTGAAACTCGCCTACGTCGCTTGCGTTATAACGACAATATACGCTCAATGATTCGGGAAGTTGAGCTACATCCTAAGCATTTTATCGCGCCGGTTTTTGTATTAGAAGGCACTAACGAGCGTCAACAAATCGCTAGTATGCCAGGCGTTGAGCGCTTATCAATTGACCTGCTCATTAAGCACGCCAAAGACTTGTTAAGTGAAGGCGTTACAACCATCGATATATTCCCAGTGATTGATAATTCACTAAAAACACCAGATGGTAGGTCTGCTTATGATGAAAATGCTCTCACTGCGCGTGCGGTAAAAGCGGTCAAAGATGCCGTACCAGAAATGGTTGTGATGACCGATGTGGCGTTGGACCCTTATACTTCACATGGTCAAGATGGCTTGCTGGATGACACAGGCTATGTGATTAATGATGAAACGGTTGAAGTATTGGTCAAACAAGCGCTCGTCCATGCGCGTGCCGGCGCTGATATCATCTCACCTAGTGACATGATGGATGGTCGTATCAAAGCCATGCGTGATGCCTTTGAAGCTGAAGGTTTTGTGAATACTGCTATTATGGCGTATTCAGCAAAATATGCCTCCGCTTATTACGGTCCGTTCCGTGATGCGGTCGGTAGTGCAGGCAATTTAAAAGGTGGGCATAAAAAGCAATATCAGATGGACTTTGGCAATCGTGCTGAAGCCTTGCATGAAGTGGCGATGGATATCAATGAAGGCGCTGACATGGTCATGATTAAACCGGGTCAGCCGTATTTGGATTTAATCCGTGAAGTTAAAAACACCTTTGGCGTACCAACGTTTGCATACCAAGTCTCTGGTGAATATGCCATGCATATGGCAGCGATTCAAAACGGTTGGCTCACTGATGCCGTTATTTTAGAGTCGTTAATTGGCTTTCGCCGTGCAGGTGCCGATGGTATCTTGACCTATTTTGCATTAGAAGCAGCAAGACAACTGAATAACGCTTAATTTCAGCGTATTTTTGCTTATTATACAAAAAACCGTATCCGCTGCTATAAAGCCGCGGATACGGTTTTTTGTATTTCGTTACGCTAAAAACTCAGACAGCATTTTATCAAATATAGTCGGTTAAAAGTAATATCGATACAACACGTATTGCTGGTGCAAATTTTTCTTGCTTGCTGCGCCTACGCAGACAGAGGCTGCAAAAAATTTACACCAGCAATACGGTAGCGAATTTAAAGTATTTCAACTATAGCACTCCATAAATGCGCCCGCTAATGCGGCTTATCAAACTCAATAACAGGGCCAGCCGGTATAACACCAGTGGGATTAATCGTTGTGTGGCTAGTGTAATAATGCGCTTTAATATGATCCATATTTACCGTGTCTTTAATACCCGGTACTTGATACAAATCACGCAGATAGCCCCAAAGATTGGGATAGTCAACGATGCGGCGAATATTACATTTAAAGTGTCCGACATAAACAGCATCAAAACGTACCAATGTCGTAAATAAACGCCAGTCTGCCTCTGTTATCCTATCACCCAACAAATAACGCTGCACTGCCAAACGTGCCTCTAACGTATCTAACGCATCAAATAATGTGATGACTGCGTCTTCATAAGCTTCTTGCGTGGTTGCAAAACCTGTTTTATAAACACCATTATTGATAGCATCATAAATAAACGCATTGATCTCATCAATTTCTACTATCGCATCGGATGGTAGAAAATCACCAACTACTGCCCCAACGTCATCAAAAGCTGAGTTAAACATACGAATAATCTCAGCGGATTCATTGCTGACGATAGTGTTGGTTTTTTTATCCCATAATATCGGTACTGTCACCCGCCCCGTATAGTTTGGCTCTGCCGCAGTATAAACCTCATATAGATAACTTGCATTGATAATAGGGTCAGCGACAACACCTGTACCCTCTGCAAACGTCCAACCTTTATCACCCATAAAAGGGTGAACCACAGACATCGAAATAATATCTTCCAAGCCTTTTAGCTGACGAAAAATTGTCGTGCGGTTTGCCCATGGACACGCCAAAGAGACATATAAATGATAACGATTGGCTTCGGCTTGAAAGCCACCCTGACCCGATGGACCAGCACTACCATCTACGGTTACCCAATTTCTAAAGCCTGCATCTTCACGCTCAAAGCGTCCACCGCTAGCTTCTGTGTCATACCATTTATCCTGCCACTGCCCATCAACCAATAAGCCCATTTGATTCTCCTAACCATTTTACTGTTAACTTAATTTTATTAGATACTATTCGATTATCATAAGAATCATTTTTTTATATCTGCAACAGGATTACTAAATTGCCGAGTATCAAGCTACATCCCACTATTGATAATAAAAACTAAATTATAACTCTATTATAAAAACTAAAACTACATAAAAATTATTATTTGACCGTCAATATGAAGTTGAATCGTGAGATCGTAATAATAAGGCAGTTTTATTAGAAAAAATGCTTGCAAAATAGTGGAAACTTGATAGAATACTCAACCTAAATAGGCGTATAGCTCAGTTGGTTAGAGCGCTACCTTGACATGGTAGAGGTCAGCAGTTCGAGTCTGCTTATGCCTACCAAATATTTAGAAAGCCCCAGTTTAACGACTGGGGCTTTTTTTTGTCCGTAAAATATGGTCTCGTAAATAACTGACTTTATAAAATTTTCGAATAATTACCAGATGACTAATAATTACCAGATGACTTAAGTTGTCTGGTTTTTTTATCTCCAAACTTCTAACGACAACAGGTGTCGCGAAAGTTTTCATATACATTGTTTTGTCAACATAGTTCCGTTACAGTAAACCCATGACCTAATTATGACAATCTTTTTGATAAATGGAATTATTATGGCAAAACCTACCAATGCCTATACCGACAACAGTTTTGCCTCGTCCGATCTTAAAACCATTCTCCACTCCAAACGTGCCAATATCTACTACCTATCTCATTGCCGCGTGATGCAAAAAGTGACTTAGAAATTTTGTTCCTCCCGTTGTTCCAGCTCAAGTTGCTTCATCACCGCTCAGGTGACTTAGAAAACAGAGGCCATCTGAGAGACATTGAGCAAGCATGTATATTACAGATAACGCTATTTGTTCCGATTGGTACTAACATAAGTGTAATCGATGCTAAAGCTGACGCTATCCGTGCTAAATTTGGTACCGAGCAATCTCACACGGTCGACGGTCACAATGTATTGATAAGGAGCAGTCACAAAGAACCTGCGATGCCTGACAGTGACGGTAAGTGGTATATGCAACCGATTAGTATTGAGTATCAGATTATTTAGTTGTATGGTGATTGAGTCAGCTAGGCTAATAAGTAGCTCTTATTACTGAAAGTGCGTTACGCTATCGCACTGCTGACACCTACACTAGCGATTACTAAGCGAGTAATAACATGAAAAAAATTATCACAGTGCTATCATTAGCTTTATTGCTAACAGCTTGTGGCTCAAGTGAGGTAGATACCACTGAGCAAAAAGAAAAGGAAGTTGTTAAGACCCGTAGCGGAATACCACATTTAGGCGGCAAGTCCGAAGCTGGTCTACTTACTGACTGTCAACTTGATATACAGGGTAAGTTAAATAATCCTCGATCAATGGATATCATGCACAGCAACCTAAAATATAAAAAAGAATCCAATCATGAGTTATGGTTTCAGTTTTACGCAAAAAATCAGCTTAATGCTGAATCAAAGCATACCGGAATGTGTGAGTTTGATGAGAATGGACAACTACTAAGTTCTAAGTTTGAATGACTGACAAATAACCTTATTAAAATTATCAAGCCTTGCATTAACGTGTGGGCTTTTTTTATACCTACTTCATCACCGCTCAGGTGACTTAGAAAGACGGCACACCAAGCCGCCATTCTTTCAGTTTCCTCACCATCATCTTTAAGTAATGCTTACGCAATGGCAACCTCTTCCTATATACAATCGACATCAACGACCTGATTTTGGCCAACGAGGATGATAGTCATCGACTACAAAAGGGTGTGTATGGCGTATCCCGTTGGGTGTAGGAGATCCAGTAGCATGGATATGACCCTCTGGCAAATTGACATGCTCGTGTTCAATCTCTTTTAAGTCGATAGACGGCCAGACTCTAAAAGCCGCCCACACCGCTAGTGCAGCAGCACAGCCTAATACCGCAAAAGCTAGAGTCATACTGTAGCGAGCACCTAACCAACCAGCCAAGGGATAAAATACCAACCAACTGACATGGGACAAAGCAAACTGAGCGGCAAACAATGCAGGACGATCTTCCTGATGTGAGGATCGCCACAGCAAACGTCCAGAAGGTGTTTGAGCAGCAGAATAACCCAAACCTAGTACGAACCATAAGGCCATGAGCGAATTTTGTCCCATCATCAATGTACCAGCGAACATACCTATCACCAGCAACCCAACACCACTTAACATGACCGTACGGTCTGTCAGCTTATCCAATAAGCTTGGTAAAGCCAATGCAGCAATCATAGATCCTGCGCCAAAACTAGCCAATGCTAATGCGACTGCGCTCTGAGTCAGTCCCATGCCACCCTGAATGATCACCACTGTATTCACAAAAACCATAGACGCTGCGGCAGAAACGGCAACATTGACAGCGAGTAATCCACGCAGTCGAGGGGTGGCCAAATAGATTCGAATGCCGCGTGTGGTTCGATCGTAAATGCTACGGCGCTCTGGCATATCATGCGCTGGTAGCGTGACTGATACGACCAATATGGCAGACGCTAAAAATCCCAGCACCGTCCCCGTAAACAGATTGTGAAAGCTCATTACTGTCAGCAATGCTGCCGCTAACATAGGACTGACTAGACTTTCCATATCGTACGCAAGGCGTGAGAACGATAAAGCTTTGGTGTAATCCGCCTCGTCAGGCAGAACATCAGGAATAGTGGCTTGAAAAGTAGGCGTAAAGGCAGCTGAGGCGGCTTGCAACACAAAGATCAGTACGTAAACTTCCCAAATTTGAGAAACAAACGGCAAAAGTAATGCCACACCCGCTCGTATCACATCCAGCGTTACCAGCATCGTGCGTTTGGGCAGCCGTTCGGCGAAGGCAGCTGCAATTGGTGCGACGCCAACATAGGCAATCATTTTGATGGCCAATGCGGTTCCCATGACGACCCCAGCATTATTGCCTGCCAAATCAAAAGCAAGTAGTCCCAGCGCCACAGTAGCTAAACCGGTGCCAATCAAGGCAATCACTTGCGCGGCAAATAAATGACGATAGGTCCGGTTTGCAAAGATACTGAGCATGCTGTGTCTCTTTAAGTTAATTGATTCACTTTATAGGTAGCGAGTTATTTCCTTGAACTCCTCGATAGAATCTTGCTGATCTTTATCAACAGATCCTAATAAGTCTTCAAGGCAATGATCCAAATGGTCTTGAATTAAAACCTTCTTCGCTTGTTGGATAGCATTTTCTACAGCCTGCAACTGCTGCGCTATATCAAGGCAAGTTCGACCCGCAACCAACATCTCTATCGTACTACTCAGATGACCATTCGCTTTTTTAAGGCGTTTAATAACGGCAGATGAGAAGCATGTATGTGCGGTTTTTTCATAATGGCAATATCCTTCCTCTAGGGAGCATTATTATATAGTTGAAATACCTTAAAGTCGCTACCGTATTGCTGGTGTAAATTTTTTGCAGCCTCTGTCTGCGTAGGCACAGCAAGCAAGAAAAATTTGCACCAGTAGTACCTGTTGTATCGATATTACTTTTCACCGACTATATTAGTTTTTACAAGCCACGCTAACAACTCACGGGCAGGAGCCTGACTCAAACACTGCGGACAATTAAGATAGGTCATCACGCAGTCATTTAAATCAGTCAGCATATGTAGTAACAATCCCAAACCAATTATTTTATAGGGCTTTGGTAGAAATAGCATAGCCGCATATACTGCCATTGCATAGTAAGTATGGAGCGGATGAAAGTTAATACTACAGCGATTGGGCGAAAAAATAGGCGTCGCTAGCAGATGATCTAAATCTACTAGCATCGTTGCTAATAGGATCAAATATACCCGTTTATGATTGTCACGAAAAAATAGATAGGCGATAATCAAAGGCATGCCAAAATGTAGAAAATAATGGATAACGGTTTGAATCATCGCTTTTTCCGAATTAAGAGGGTATTTAAAAAGTGTACTAAGAGTAGCATAGCATCAGAGGCATACCCTCACACCTGAAAGACAAACGAATAAACAGGCAACTGTATTTATTACTACGTCCATTTTTGGAGAAATTATGATTTTTGTAAGCCAATCACGCCGAGCAGCGGTGTCAGCTGTGCTGGCTCTGATGGTATGGAGCGTGAGTTTCTTTCTCCATTTTTTTTGGGAGATGGCACAGGTACCTTTCTTCTCCGGTATGGCCGAAGCGAGCCACTGGGAGGTGGTCTGGCTTTGTACGCGCGCAACCTTCGGTGATGCCAATATTGCTTTTGGCGCCTACGCGCTCGGGGCAGTGTTTGTAAAAGACTGGTTCTGGATTGCAAAGCAGTGGCGTCTGTCGACTTTATCGGTATACCTTGGCGTCGGCCTGATTGTGACAATAATCTTTGAGTACTGGGCAACTGGAGCTGGCCAAAGGTGGAATTACAGTGGTCTTATGCCTGATGTTCCGTTACTAAGCATAGGTGCGTTGCCGCTCGCTCAGTGGGTGGTCATTCCGATAATGTTAATCTACGCTGTCAAATGGATGTTCCTAGGTTGGCAGATATCCAAGTAATAGCGGTTAGCATTAGTCGCTAAATAGAGTACTCACGCTGACATACCCTAGTAAACAGTAAAAAAAGTGCTTGGCAGGTTTAAAGTAGTGCTAGCTACTGTTTGATGTTTTATTTCCTGAGGCTAAATCGTTATTTCGTTCATTTTTAATTAATATCTTTGCTAAGAATAAACCCAACTCAAACAATAGCCACATATATTAATAGACTACTTAGTGCTGCTATTTATAAGCGGGGCGCTTCATACTTTGTGCTGATCATCAGTGGTAACAAGGCTGATTTCCATATCATCAACCTGAGTATTTAAATCATTACTTGCAGCTGGCGTACTATTTCCATGGCTAAGCACATGATTCTTGCGAGCATGCTCGGTTTCCTCATCTTTGACCGCTTCTTTAAAACCCTTTACTGCACCGCCTAAATCTTTGCCAGCATTTTTAAGCTTAGCAGTGCCAAATACGACGACGACCACCAATAAAATCAGCCAATGTGTCATAGAAAAACTGCCCATAACGGTATCCTTATATTTTGAGATCTTGTTTAGAGCAGTATTTGTAAGTGTGCTTTAGAACCCTCTTCACCGTACCAGAATTACAGTTTCAAACGGCGCAGTCTCAGCGCATTACCAATAACCGATACCGAAGAAAAGCTCATCGCAGCTGCCGCTATCATTGGACTGAGTAAAAGCCCAAAAACTGGATACAGGACACCAGCAGCCAGCGGTATGCCGAGTGCGTTATATATAAAAGCAAAAAACAGATTCTGCTTGATGTTACGCATCGTGGAACGGCTCAGTTTATGGGCTCTGACAATGCCCATCAAATCACCCTTCAATAGCGTGATGCCAGCACTCTCCATGGCTACATCTGTGCCAGTTCCCATGGCGATGCCGACATTGGCCTGTGCAAGAGCGGGCGCATCGTTGATACCGTCACCCGCCATGGCTACGATCTGACCGCTACTTTGTAATTCTTTAATAATACGGTTCTTGTCTTCTGGAGAGACATCTGCATGCACTTCGTCAATATTCAGCTTACTAGCAACGGCTCTGGCCGTTATTTCGTTGTCACCTGTCAGCATGACCACCCGCAGACCAGCTTTGTGCAGTAGTGATATGGCTTCACTTGTACTCGGCTTGATTGGATCAGCAACTGAGATTAGACCAGCGGCTCGCCCATCTACTGCGACGAACATGACGGTTTCACCGTCCTTCCTGCGTTTGTCGGCGCGTTCTGAAAGCGAGCTATCAAAACTGTCAAGTCGCTGCATGAATTTTGAGTTGCCGACGGCGACCTGCTTGCCATTAACCAGTGCCTGAGCGCCTTCACCAGTGGTTGAACTGAAATCGCTGGCTTTAGCAATATCGAGAGATTTTTCCTTCGCAGCCTTGACAATAGCTTCTGCCAAAGGATGCTCGCTGGCACTCTCTACCGCTGCGACAAGCACAAAGAGTTCATCCTCATCTATACTGCCAAGCGCTTCGATAGCAGTGAGTTCCGGTTTGCCTGCTGTCAGCGTTCCTGTCTTATCTACAACGATGGTATCAACTTTTTCCATGCTCTCTAACGCTTCAGCATTCTTGATGAGTACCCCATGCTGTGCACCCTTTCCGGTACCAACCATAATCGACATTGGCGTAGCCAATCCTAACGCACACGGGCAAGCTATGATTAATACAGCGATAGCATTGACCAGTGCATAGGCCATCGCAGGCACAGGCCCGAACATAGCCCAGACAATAAAAGTCACAACAGAACAGAGCATAACGATTGGAACGAACCACCCAGCCACCTTATCTGCCAGTCGCTGTATCGGCGCTCGACTGCGCTGAGCTTCGGCAACCATCTTGACGATCTTGGACAATACCGTATCTTCACCGACATCAACCGCTTCAATCAATAGGGTCCCCGTACCGTTCACCGTGCCGCCAGTGACCGTATCCCCTTGTGCCTTTAAGACCGGAATTGGTTCGCCAGTCACCATCGATTCATCGATACTACTACTACCATCAAGTACCGTGCCGTCTACCGGAAGCTTCTCTCCTGGCTTGACTCGCAATCTGTCGCCGCTGATAACTTCGTCAAGTGATACTTCGGTCTCGACATCGTTTTCATCCACACGTCTTGCCGTTGGTGGTGCCAGCTCGAGTAGAGCACGAATTGCTCCTGAGGTCTGACTTCTGGCTTTTAGTTCTAACACCTGACCCAATAACACCAAGGTCACGATGACAGCTGCTGCTTCATAGTACACCCCAACTTGGCCAGTGGCGTCCCTGAAGCTGTCTGGGAAAATATCCGGAAGGAAGGTTGCTACTAGACTGAAACCAAAAGCTGCGCCTACGCCAACTGCAATCAGAGTAAACATGTTCAGGTTGCGACTTTTTATGGATTGCCAGCCACGGACGAAGAAAGGCGCTGCTCCCCATAGCACTACTGGTGTCGCAAGCGCCAACTGAATCCACTGCGCAATCTGCCCAGAGATACTGCCCTGACCAAGATTGTCTAAATTTATACCTACCATATCGCTCATTGCATAGAGAAATAGCGGTATGGTGAGCACCGTGCATATCCAGAAACGGCGTGTCATATCGTCGAGCTCTGAGGTGTCTTCTTCACCAATGGTAGCTGTCTCTGATTCAAGTGCCATTCCGCATATCGGACAGCCACTATTCTCAACATCTCTGACTTCGGGATGCATAGGACAGGTATAAACGGTTCCGCTGTAGCCAACTGGCACCTTATCGTACTTGCCGCCTTTGACAGATTTTACCTTAGTACG
This window of the Psychrobacter arcticus 273-4 genome carries:
- a CDS encoding efflux RND transporter permease subunit translates to MSRFFINRPIFAWVLAVLVMLIGVISVLNLPIEQYPRIAPPTISVSASYPGANAQTVENSVIQIIEQRMKGLDGLMYMSSSSSSNGSASVTLTFENGTDSDTAQVQVQNKLQAAMSSLPESVQRQGVNVNKSSSSFMMVQAFISEDGNMDRSDIGDYINSNVLDAISRVEGVGEVQVFGSTYAMRVWLDPSRLRSYNMVPSDVVNAIRAQNTQVSAGQLGQAPADTDQQVINATVTVQSYLQTPEEFQNILLKTDTAGAQVRLGDVADVEIGSENYSVVSLYNGQEAAGLGISLAAGANALETREAVGVRMAELEKNFPAGLTSVVPYDTTPFVRLSIEQVVMTLIEAIVLVFIVMFLFLQNWRATIIPTLAVPVVLLGTFGVLYIAGFSINVLTMFAMVLSIGLLVDDAIVVVENVERILEEDPHISIKDATVQSMGEISKIVIGIALILSAVFIPMAFFGGSTGVIYRQFSITLITSMVLSAMVALVFTPALCVTLLKRGKSHEKGNSENQKGFFGWFNRSFTKTSQSYEKFIGKSFRFKWLYLIVYAAIIGIMAVVFLRIPGSFLPEEDQGIMFTLVQLPAGSTLDETQDVLDKIRNYYDTQESDNIASVFTIAGFSFAGQGQNMGLAFVRLSDWEERSGDENTAQAVAGRAMGYFFTQLNEAQVFAIVPPAITELGNASGFNLMLQDSGNLGHDGLLEARNMLLGMAAQNEQVAGVRPNGQEDSPQLKIDINQEQAAAYGLSLSNINSVISTAWGSSYVNDFVDRGRIKRVYVQGEASSRTNPDDIGKWYVRNDMNDMISFDAFSSSEWQSGSPRLTRYNSLPSMNIQGSAAPGLSTGEAMSSMEAMIDKLPEGISYEWTGMSLEEQKSGAQAPILYALSILVVFLCLAALYESWSIPFSVLLVIPLGVLGAVIFTWLRGFANDIYLQVGLLTVVGLSAKNAILIIEFAKERQEAGYSLTEAVMTAARQRLRPIIMTSLAFGLGVVPLFLANGPGSGSQNAIGTSVIGGVITATLLGIFFIPMFYIWVRSAFPHKYENNKPNDKDDSNGTPDSHNPMPSDNDQPASLGDNT
- a CDS encoding efflux transporter outer membrane subunit, which gives rise to MSTKKMFTNNPAAVAVSATFAQPALSRLRRNGSRLIGLTALAMSMAACNTIPKADTRPVLAVPNLPIEQTYDAFDKETVSNAQQASLAGQRWQNFYSDERLKGLIALGLQNNKDFESARLAIEKSRAQYQITDINDLPRIDGNAGYSRARQRGQTGDNYKVNLGLANYELDFWGKIASLKDQALQNFLSTTAAKDATQISLISNIAQSYANLSYSLAQLQLAEATVESREKSLFIASKRFEAGIDPKLPSLQSSASLENARLAVLRAQSSILKSRNALQFLVGGPIPTNLIPTPAVNNITSQQVFSAGLPSELLRYRPDVLQAEYNLKAAGANIEVARASYYPSISLASNVGLSSGSLNDLFKSGAVSWSFGPSVSVPIFDAGRLDANYDLAQIERKQTLASYERSIQTAFREVSDVLATRATLGEQLDAQYRLQDNFEQTYQIADARFKAGIANYLDVLDAQRSLFSTQQGILDLELQKIISQIELYQVLGGGANLDIPTVIPVPQHRNLVQVVNAAANSNKAKATDAIDAASSARVLSAQEALAIKQAEPIEKSTFKPTAVVDINNDGKTDAALGVITEETTSKETRIKEVSVEQVPVTQIIEP
- the hemB gene encoding porphobilinogen synthase; the protein is MTYTFNRQFPETRLRRLRYNDNIRSMIREVELHPKHFIAPVFVLEGTNERQQIASMPGVERLSIDLLIKHAKDLLSEGVTTIDIFPVIDNSLKTPDGRSAYDENALTARAVKAVKDAVPEMVVMTDVALDPYTSHGQDGLLDDTGYVINDETVEVLVKQALVHARAGADIISPSDMMDGRIKAMRDAFEAEGFVNTAIMAYSAKYASAYYGPFRDAVGSAGNLKGGHKKQYQMDFGNRAEALHEVAMDINEGADMVMIKPGQPYLDLIREVKNTFGVPTFAYQVSGEYAMHMAAIQNGWLTDAVILESLIGFRRAGADGILTYFALEAARQLNNA